One Cucumis sativus cultivar 9930 chromosome 1, Cucumber_9930_V3, whole genome shotgun sequence DNA segment encodes these proteins:
- the LOC101213906 gene encoding probable galacturonosyltransferase 4, translating into MVVRNLVLFMLFITVIAPILLYTNRLGSFNFSSSRGEFLEDDFSSFTLSSHSEHLNILPLESTRTLKEPVGAVYSNNMVHLDPDASAIEQNSTDGQASAHDLQLPESREYKSTRALSTTNENVSSISENHVRQITDQPGQQNLSKGILIQSDPKHVKERKRERQSIQSTDKDRKARESYKAEKDDDEASAPNTKVQYLKDQLVQAKLFLSLSATRNNVHFIRQLHQRMKDIQRILGRANKDSELRRDAQEKLRAMDETLTRGKQIQDDCALMVKKIRAMLQSTEEQLRVHKKQALFLSQLTAKTLPKGLHCLPLRLTTEYYNLNYSQLSFPNQEKLEDSSLYHYALFSDNVLAAAVVVNSTTAHAKDPSKHVFHIVTDRLNYAAMRMWFMVNLYRKATIQVQSIEEFSWLNSSYSPVLKQLGSPSAINYYFKAHRAHSDSNMKFRNPKYLSILNHLRFYLPEIFPKLNKVLFLDDDIVVQKDLTGLWSLDLKGNVNGAVETCGESFHRFDKYLNFSNELISKNFDPRACGWAYGMNIFDLNEWKRQNITDVYHTWQKLNHDRQLWKLGTLPPGLITFWKRIHPLDRSWHVLGLGYNPSVNQKEIERAAVIHYNGNMKPWLEIAIPRYRNYWMKYVDFNQEYLRQCNINP; encoded by the exons ATGGTGGTCAGGAATTTGGTGCTGTTTATGCTTTTTATCACTGTCATTGCTCCCATTCTCCTTTACACTAATCGTCTTGGATCCTTCAATTTCTCCTCCT CCAGAGGTGAATTTCTCGAAGACGATTTCTCAAGCTTT aCTTTAAGCAGTCATTCTGAACATTTGAATATACTTCCTCTT GAATCCACTAGGACACTTAAAGAACCCGTCGGAGCTGTGTATTCTAACAATATGGTTCATCTAGACCCGGATGCATCTGCTATCGAACAGAATTCAACCGATGGTCAAGCCTCAGCTCATg ATTTGCAATTACCGGAATCGCGAGAGTATAAATCTACTCGTGCACTGTCCACTACGAATGAGAACGTTAGTTCGATCAGTGAGAACCATGTCAGGCAGATCACCGACCAACCGGGGCAGCAGAATCTCAGCAAGGGCATACTGATTCAATCCGACCCTAAGCATGTGAAG GAAAGAAAACGTGAACGACAATCTATCCAGTCTACGGACAAGGATCGCAAGGCAAGAGAATCGTATAAAGCAGAAAAAGACGATGATGAAGCTTCTGCACCAAATACCAAAGTTCAGTATCTTAAAGATCAACTTGTACAGGCAAAACTGTTTCTTTCCCTTTCAGCCACAAGGAATAATGTTCATTTCATTAGACAACTACATCAACGGATGAAAGACATTCAACGCATTTTAGGTCGTGCAAACAAAGACTCAGAGCTGCGCAGGGA TGCCCAAGAGAAGTTAAGGGCAATGGACGAAACATTGACCCGAGGAAAGCAGATTCAGGATGACTGTGCTTTGATGGTCAAAAAGATTCGGGCTATGCTCCAGTCAACGGAGGAGCAGCTACGAGTGCACAAAAAGCAAGCATTGTTCTTGTCGCAATTAACAGCAAAAACGCTTCCTAAGGGCCTTCATTGTCTTCCCTTACGCCTGACGACTGAATACTATAACTTAAATTATTCTCAGCTGTCGTTTCCCAATCAAGAAAAACTAGAAGACTCCAGTCTGTATCATTATGCATTATTCTCAGATAATGTATTGGCAGCAGCAGTTGTTGTAAATTCAACAACTGCTCATGCAAAG GATCCCTCAAAACATGTTTTTCACATTGTTACTGACCGGCTCAATTATGCTGCAATGAGGATGTGGTTTATGGTTAATTTGTATAGAAAAGCAACTATTCAGGTTCAGAGTATTGAAGAATTCTCATGGTTAAATTCAAGTTACAGTCCAGTTCTCAAGCAATTGGGTTCACCATCAGCAATAAATTATTACTTCAAAGCTCATAGAGCCCATTCTGATTCAAATATGAAGTTCCGGAACCCAAAGTATTTATCTATCTTGAATCATCTCCGATTTTACTTGCCAGAGATATTTCCAAAACTGAACAAGGTGCTATTTTTGGATGATGACATAGTTGTGCAGAAAGACCTTACTGGCCTTTGGTCTCTTGATCTGAAGGGGAATGTAAATGGGGCAGTGGAGACTTGTGGAGAGAGTTTTCACCGTTTTGATAAGTATCTTAATTTCTCAAATGAGCTAATATCAAAGAATTTTGACCCTCGTGCTTGTGGCTGGGCTTATGGgatgaatatatttgatttgaatgaaTGGAAGAGGCAGAACATAACTGATGTATACCACACATGGCAGAAACTC AACCATGACAGACAATTGTGGAAGTTGGGAACCTTGCCACCGGGTCTTATAACATTCTGGAAGCGCATACATCCTCTTGACCGATCCTGGCACGTTCTAGGCCTCGGATACAACCCTAGTGTCAACCAAAAGGAAATCGAACGAGCTGCCGTCATACATTACAATGGAAACATGAAACCTTGGCTGGAGATAGCAATACCCAGGTACCGTAACTACTGGATGAAGTATGTTGATTTCAACCAGGAGTACCTTCGACAATGCAATATTAATCCATAA